The Nicotiana sylvestris chromosome 6, ASM39365v2, whole genome shotgun sequence genomic sequence GATCAAATCCTCAGGGAGCTATACAAGTTGAATACAATGCAGACGAGGGTGTTCATCGTGCACTTGCAGTCATTTCTTGCCTCACGCCTTTTCTTCAAAGCCAAAGAAGCTGGGATGATGAGCAGTGGATATGCATGGATCATCACAGATGTGCTAACGAGTCTTCTAGACTCGGTAGATCCTTCAGTGATTGAGTCATCAATGCAAGGTGTTCTTGGTGTAAAGCCTTACTTTCCAAGATCACATGAGCTTAACAATTTCACCAAGAGATGGAGAGAGAGATTTCGTCAAGAGTATCCAAACATGGACCAAGTTGAACTCAATGTTTACGGGCTATGGGCATATGATAGCATTACCGTCTTAGCAAAAGCAGTACAGAATGTGGGCACAACTGCCATCCCAGAAGTCAAGAAACCAGACACTAAAGAGAACTTATCGGACTTAGATGCACTTGGAACCTCAGAATTGGGATCTTTGCTCATTGACACTCTGCAAAACACATCCCTAAAAAGAGGACTAAGTGGTGATTTCCGTATCATTGATGGAGAATTGCAGCCATCCCCATATCAGATTGTGAACATAATTGGGAAAGGAGAGAGAAGCATTGGATTCTGGACAGAGAGTGATGGAATTTCATATAAACTGACTATGAATGGGAAAACAGCTAATAGTAGTAATAAGCAACTAGGTACCATCATTTGGCCGGGTGAATCGACTATTGTTCCGAGAGGCTGGGAGATGCCCACAAGTGGGAAGAAGTTAAGGGTTGGAGTTCCTGTCAAAGGAGGCTTGGAGCAATTCATCAAAGTGGAAATAGATTCAAAAACACAAGCAGTAACTGCAACTGGTTTCTGTGCAGATGTCTTCAAAGAAGTCATCCAATCTTTGCCATTTGCTGTCCCGTACGAACTTATTCCATTTCGAATACCAGATACCCTAACTCTTCCAGACTATGATGATCTTATTTACAAGATCTCTTCCAAGGTAATATATAATCCTTGTTTGAATTAATGTCTTTGGTTGAATACCTTACTCACATGCTCTCTCTTGGGACTTTCTTATCTACTTTCAGATTTTTGACCCACCATAATTGATGCAATAAACATTGTTTGCTTGAACCAGGAATATGATGCAGTTATAGGTGATGTGACCATTTTAGCGAACCGATCCAAGTATGTGGATTTCACATTACCTTTCACGGAGTCGGGTATTTCTGCAGTAGTGCCAGTAAGGGATGATGAGAGGAAGAATGCTTGGATTTTCTTGAAACCTCTAAAGACCGAACTTTGGATAACAACTGGAGCATTCTTCGTCTTCATTGGTTTTGTGGTTTGGGTACTCGAGCATCGTGTAAACAAAGAGTTTCGAGGACCCAAACACAAGCAAGTTGGGATGATATTCTGGTTTTCCTTCTCAACTCTCGTTTTTGCACACAGTAAGTCTCTTACTTAAAGCACAGTACATATGAAACCTTTACATTCTCCTTGTTTCTCAACAAATGATATGGCTGGTTGCTGCAGGAGAGAGGGTAACAAGCAACTTAACAAGATTCGTGATTATTGTGTGGGTTTTCGTGGTGCTAGTACTGACATCAAGTTATACAGCCAACTTAACATCTATGTTAACAGTGCAACAGCTCCAACCTACTGTAACAAACCTCAATGATCTCATAACAAATGGAGAATATGTTGGGTACCAAGAAGGTTCCTTTGTCAAAGACGTCTTGAAGCGCATGAATTTTGATAGCTCCAAGTTTAAGAGTTATAGTACATTGGAAGAGTACAATGATGCCCTCTCAAGAGGAAGTAAAAATGGGGGAGTTGGTGCAATTGTTGATGAACTACCTTATCTGAGACTTTTCCTCAACAAGTACTGCAGGAAGTACATTATGGTCGGTCCAACTTACAAGGCTGCTGGCTTTGGATTCGTAAGATTCTCGCACTCCAGTGGTGTTTTGGAAtgcttttacatttttagatagGATTGTAGTTTCAACGATCTAATCCATTTTTTTTCTCCATAACTTCTTGCAGGCATTTCCAAAAGGATCTCCATTGGTACCTGACGTCTCGAGAGGAGTCCTAAAGGTGATGGAGGGAGAGTTTATGAATAACATAATACAGAAATGgtttgggaatgaaacagattGCCCAGAGAAAGATGGAATGGCTATAACATCGGACAGCCTCACACTAGATAGTTTTAAGGGCCTTTTCCTCATAGCTGGTGTATCAGCTGGTTCTGCTCTTCTCATATTCTTCCTCATCTTCCTTTATCAGAATAGAGAAATCTTAGACACTGATGATTCAATATGGCAAAAGCTTTCTACAATAGCTAAAGTCTTTGATGAAGAGAAAGATAGCTCTAATTCTAAGTCAGAAATGCCAGAAGACAATGAGAGCCAAACGGCTACACCTTTTGCAGCAAGTGCAGCTTCCCCTGAAATATTGCTCCATCTTGCCTCGCAAAGCCCAGACATCAGAATTTCCGACAGCCTAGGAGCATCCCTTACAGAAGAAGGGTTTTCTACACCAGAACCTGGAACTCCAGTTCATGAAACCCTTATAGGGACAACCGAAGAGAGATGATACATATAGCTGTTACTACAATAATGAACACAACTGAATAGGGCCCTACAAGAGATTGTACAGAGATGACCTAGCTTTAGGGTTAGTTAAACCATATTACATCATAACCTTTCCCTCTTGGCCATAACATTTGTATCAAGAGGCAGCTCCAGAATTTAGATATGATAGGTTCAACATTTAAGTTCTTACTATTGAATTCATTGCACTTTTGTAATTACAGATTCGTAATTTAAAATTTGTTGAAATTCTACTACTTTTCCATTTATATTTATGTTCCGTATCCAAATTACTGGGTTCAGAAGTTGAACCCAATAAATAAGGAAGCATCTGCCTCTGTTTTCATCAAGGTTTTCGGGTGGGCAAACGAAAGATTTAAGAGGAATAGGAACAGAACATCACTTATCAATACTTACGGACCAATTTCAGACGCCATAAGCGTAACTAAAACAATCCAACAAAATTACGAATTTGCCATCTGAGAAACAAATGGAACTTTTAGGGTAAAATCCACAGACCAAAAGATGCCAACTTTAGCTCAAAAGTTGTTTGCAACTCAAAAACATATTAAACTACAAATGATACAGAATCTGAGGCAGACGAAAAAAACAGCAAAATCTAAGTTGAACTGGTTCATGAAAAACTTAATCAATGACGTAAAAAGGATCAGAATATGTAATTTTAGAATTTTGGA encodes the following:
- the LOC104220133 gene encoding glutamate receptor 2.8-like, whose product is MQNQRCHFLILFIQFVSIISFCYHIMPIRGQDETNVIKKVDVGIILDLETNVAKVMHTCILLALEDYHAANRSAIRIVPHFRDSKKDDVEAASAAIYLLKDVKVQAIFGPQMSTQTDFVIDIGNKVKVPVISPATSPSLSVKENPYFIRAALPSSSQTKAIAAIVKNYEWREVVIIYEDSPFGTGIVPHLTDALLEISTLVSYRSVISPSANDDQILRELYKLNTMQTRVFIVHLQSFLASRLFFKAKEAGMMSSGYAWIITDVLTSLLDSVDPSVIESSMQGVLGVKPYFPRSHELNNFTKRWRERFRQEYPNMDQVELNVYGLWAYDSITVLAKAVQNVGTTAIPEVKKPDTKENLSDLDALGTSELGSLLIDTLQNTSLKRGLSGDFRIIDGELQPSPYQIVNIIGKGERSIGFWTESDGISYKLTMNGKTANSSNKQLGTIIWPGESTIVPRGWEMPTSGKKLRVGVPVKGGLEQFIKVEIDSKTQAVTATGFCADVFKEVIQSLPFAVPYELIPFRIPDTLTLPDYDDLIYKISSKEYDAVIGDVTILANRSKYVDFTLPFTESGISAVVPVRDDERKNAWIFLKPLKTELWITTGAFFVFIGFVVWVLEHRVNKEFRGPKHKQVGMIFWFSFSTLVFAHRERVTSNLTRFVIIVWVFVVLVLTSSYTANLTSMLTVQQLQPTVTNLNDLITNGEYVGYQEGSFVKDVLKRMNFDSSKFKSYSTLEEYNDALSRGSKNGGVGAIVDELPYLRLFLNKYCRKYIMVGPTYKAAGFGFAFPKGSPLVPDVSRGVLKVMEGEFMNNIIQKWFGNETDCPEKDGMAITSDSLTLDSFKGLFLIAGVSAGSALLIFFLIFLYQNREILDTDDSIWQKLSTIAKVFDEEKDSSNSKSEMPEDNESQTATPFAASAASPEILLHLASQSPDIRISDSLGASLTEEGFSTPEPGTPVHETLIGTTEER